A window of Xiphophorus hellerii strain 12219 chromosome 19, Xiphophorus_hellerii-4.1, whole genome shotgun sequence contains these coding sequences:
- the ghsra gene encoding growth hormone secretagogue receptor a: protein MPSWPNDSECLPRNCSWEETYNTTSSADQPAPPLNYYSIPLLTFITVACSLLFLVGVAGNVMTILVVSKYRDMRTTTNLYLCSMAVSDLLIFLCMPLDLYRMWRYRPWRLGDALCKLFQFVSESCTYSTILNITALSVERYLAICFPLRAKALVTKGRVRALICILWTVSLFSAGPVFVMVGVERDNVEPLNLTSRINTTGLLLDVGDTRECRMTHYAVESGLIGAMVWLSSVFFFMPVFCLTVLYSLIGRRLWQRHRETNMSSRVAHRDKSNRQTIKMLVVVVLAFVLCWLPFHVGRYLQFRFLDAPSPLLSLLSEYCSLLSVVLFYLSAAINPILYNTMSWKYRGAAARLFGLTDGQPSRCRTASTLKGDGSSGWTESTVSF from the exons ATGCCCTCCTGGCCCAATGACTCGGAGTGCCTCCCGCGTAACTGCAGCTGGGAGGAGACCTACAATACCACGAGCAGCGCCGACCAGCCCGCGCCTCCGCTCAACTACTACTCAATCCCTCTCCTCACGTTCATCACCGTCGCCTGCTCGCTGCTGTTTCTGGTTGGAGTGGCCGGGAATGTCATGACCATCCTGGTGGTGAGCAAGTACAGGGATATGCGCACCACCACCAACCTCTACCTGTGCAGCATGGCTGTGTCTGACCTGCTCATTTTCCTTTGCATGCCGCTGGACCTCTACCGCATGTGGAGGTACCGGCCCTGGCGCCTCGGAGACGCGCTCTGCAAACTCTTCCAGTTCGTGTCCGAGTCTTGCACGTACTCCACCATCCTGAACATCACCGCGCTGTCGGTGGAGCGCTACCTGGCCATCTGTTTCCCGCTGCGCGCCAAAGCTCTGGTCACCAAAGGGCGAGTGCGCGCACTGATCTGTATTCTGTGGACGGTGTCCCTGTTTAGCGCAGGGCCTGTGTTTGTCATGGTTGGAGTGGAGAGGGACAATGTGGAACCACTAAACCTCACGTCCCGGATTAATACAACTGGCTTGCTTTTGGATGTTGGGGACACTCGGGAGTGCAGGATGACGCACTACGCCGTTGAGTCAGGCCTAATCGGGGCCATGGTGTGGCTGAGCTCGGTGTTTTTCTTCATGCCAGTGTTCTGTCTGACGGTGCTGTACAGTCTCATTGGCCGTCGTCTGTGGCAGAGGCACAGGGAGACGAACATGAGCTCCCGTGTGGCTCACAGAGACAAAAGCAATAGGCAGACCATCAAGATGCTGG TGGTGGTCGTGTTGGCCTTCGTTCTGTGCTGGTTGCCCTTCCACGTGGGCCGCTACCTGCAGTTCCGCTTCCTGGACGCGCCCTCTCCGCTGCTGTCCTTGCTTTCCGAGTACTGCAGCCTGCTGTCTGTCGTGCTCTTCTATCTGAGCGCGGCGATAAATCCGATCCTCTACAACACCATGTCGTGGAAGTACCGGGGTGCGGCAGCGCGCCTGTTCGGCCTGACCGACGGACAGCCGTCCCGGTGCCGCACGGCCAGCACCTTGAAGGGCGACGGCTCAAGCGGCTGGACAGAATCCACTGTGAGCTTTTGA